A stretch of the Phycodurus eques isolate BA_2022a chromosome 15, UOR_Pequ_1.1, whole genome shotgun sequence genome encodes the following:
- the mmp17a gene encoding matrix metalloproteinase-17: MMLLLLVLVSTLRLLPLSEAAPPQTEREDTGVDWLSKFGYLPPPDPVTGQLQTKEALTKAIKAMQKFGGLKETGVFDQATLGLMKTPRCSLPDVPVAEGTMGRRKRSLTTQNKWTKRHLSWRVRTFPKDSALLGRDTVRALMYYALKVWSDIAPLNFHEVAGSDADIQIDFTKADHNDGYPFDGPGGTVAHAFFPGERFTAGDTHFDDDEAWTFRSPDSHGMDLFAVAVHEFGHAIGLVHTSAMESIMRPYYQGPVGDPLKYDLPYEDKVRVWQLYGVRDSVSHTTQPGNPSQTAEPPVLLDLPENRSSVLLVRDSPDRCAGHFDAVAQIRGEAFFFKGKYFWRLTREKNLVSLRPAHIHRFWRGLPPNVDSVDAVYERPGDHKIVFFKGIKYWVFKDNIVEEGYPRPISDFGLPLESVEAAFVWLHNEKTYFFKDNRYWRYDDHLRRMDLGYPKDSALWKGLPPHLDDAMRWSDGSSYFFKGKEYWRVPSSDMEVEADYPRLIAKDWLLCTDMQSDSPGAEAKSTESRANAHPRPDHAENGYEVCSCTSDGASPLGPRPSPSPLWLLPPLWTLSLALGPLPL, translated from the exons GACTGGCTGAGCAAGTTTGGTTACCTCCCGCCCCCGGACCCTGTGACTGGCCAGCTTCAGACCAAGGAGGCCCTGACAAAGGCCATCAAAGCCATGCAGAAGTTCGGCGGGCTCAAGGAGACCGGAGTCTTCG ACCAAGCCACATTGGGACTAATGAAAACCCCCAGATGTTCTCTGCCTGATGTGCCTGTGGCTGAGGGGACAATGGGCCGCAGGAAACGCAGCCTGACCACTCAGAACAAATGGACGAAGAGGCATCTATCTTGGAG AGTGAGGACGTTCCCAAAGGACTCGGCTTTACTGGGCAGGGACACCGTTCGAGCCCTCATGTATTACGCCTTGAAAGTCTGGAGTGACATCGCACCTCTCAACTTCCACGAGGTGGCAGGAAGCGACGCCGACATTCAGATCGACTTCACTAAGGCCGACCACAATGATGGATATCCCTTTGACGGGCCCGGAGGCACAGTGGCCCATGCTTTTTTCCCTGGAGAGAGGTTCACCGCTGGGGATACGCACTTCGACGACGACGAGGCTTGGACCTTCAGATCACCAG ACTCTCACGGGATGGACCTGTTTGCAGTCGCCGTCCATGAGTTTGGTCACGCCATCGGCCTGGTGCACACCTCAGCCATGGAGTCCATCATGAGACCGTACTACCAGGGTCCTGTCGGAGACCCTCTCAAGTACGACTTACCCTATGAAGACAAGGTCCGCGTCTGGCAGCTCTATG GTGTCAGAGACTCTGTGTCCCACACCACTCAACCCGGCAACCCGTCCCAGACAGCAGAACCTCCAGTCCTGCTGGACCTCCCGGAAAACAGATCGTCTGTCTT GTTGGTGCGAGATTCCCCAGACAGATGCGCCGGTCACTTTGATGCCGTTGCCCAAATACGAGGGGAGGCCTTCTTTTTTAAAG GAAAGTACTTCTGGCGACTAACACGAGAGAAGAACCTGGTGTCTCTTCGTCCGGCTCACATCCATCGATTCTGGAGAGGCCTTCCCCCCAACGTCGACAGCGTGGACGCTGTGTATGAGAGGCCCGGCGAtcacaaaatagttttttttaaag GTATAAAGTACTGGGTATTTAAAGACAATATTGTGGAGGAGGGTTACCCGCGTCCAATCAGCGACTTCGGCTTGCCTTTGGAGAGCGTGGAAGCGGCCTTTGTGTGGCTCCACAATGAGAAGACCTACTTCTTCAAGGACAACCGCTACTGGCGCTACGACGACCACCTGAGGCGCATGGATCTGGGCTACCCTAAGGACAGCGCGTTGTGGAAGGGGCTGCCCCCGCACCTGGACGATGCCATGAGGTGGTCTGATG GTTCATCATACTTCTTCAAGGGGAAGGAGTACTGGCGAGTGCCAAGCAGCGACATGGAGGTGGAGGCGGACTACCCTCGCCTTATTGCCAAAGACTGGCTGCTGTGCACCGACATGCAATCGGACTCGCCGGGCGCGGAGGCCAAGAGCACCGAGAGCCGAGCCAACGCGCACCCTCGCCCGGACCACGCCGAGAACGGCTACGAGGTGTGCTCGTGCACCTCGGACGGCGCCTCGCCTTTAGGGCCCCGGCCCTCGCCGTCTCCCTTGTGGCTGCTACCGCCCCTCTGGACGCTCTCGCTGGCCCTTGGCCCTCTGCCGCTATGA